AGCACGGCAGGGAAAATGGAAGTTGCGGCGCAACAGGGGAGAGGGAACCTTCCGGTGAGGCCATGTTTCCCGGGTGGATCACGGGGCCGGGTCATTGACAGAAGGCAAGGGGGGCATTAATCTATCTACATTTAGCAGTGCTAAATTAACTCGCGGAAGCGCCATGGCAGTGAGGGATGGGAGCGCGTGAGGCGGCGCCCGGCCCGGGAGGACCTCCAGCCGGCATAACGGCGGGGTGAAGGGAGCATGGCGGGGGTGGGCGGATCCGCGTGATCCCGTTGCGGGGAAGGCGGGTATGCGGCGGAGGAGACGTTGAAAGGCGATATGACATAAAGGAGATATGACATAAAGGAGTGAGCATGGACGGGTACGCGGTGGAAGTGGAGGGCCTGGTGAAGAAGTTCGATGAGCTGGTCGCGGTGGACGGCGTCTCCTTCACCGTGGACCGCGGCGAGGTCTTCGGTTTCCTCGGCCCCAACGGGGCGGGGAAGACAACCACCATCAACATGCTCTGCACCCTGCTGGCCCCCACGGCGGGCACAGCCCGGGTCAACGGGTACGATGTCCGGACCCACAGGAGCGAGGTGCGCCAGTCCATCGGCCTGGTCTTCCAGGACCCCAGCCTGGACGAGCGCCTAACCGCCAACGAGAACCTGGACTTCCACGCCGTCATCTACGCTGTCCCGGCCTCCGAGAGGGATAGGCGCAAGCGGGAGCTCCTGGAGATGGTGGACCTGCTGGACCGCGCGGACGACCTGGTGATCACATTCTCCGGGGGCATGAAGAGGAGGCTGGAGATCGCCCGAGGTCTCCTGCATCACCCCAAGGTCCTCTTCCTCGACGAGCCCACCATAGGCCTGGACCCCCAGACCCGCAAGTATATCTGGGAATACATAGATGGCCTCAAGAAGAGGGAGGACACCACCATCTTCCTCACCACCCACTACATGGAGGAGGCCGAACACTGCGACCGCATCGCCATCATAGACCACGGGAAGATCATCGCCATGGACACCTCGGAGAACCTCAAGAACATGGTGGGCGGCGACGTGATACGCATGAAGACCGCCGACGACGCGCGGGCCGAGGAGGAGCTGAAGCGGAAATACGACATCAACATCCTGGAGGACCGCGACTGCCTCTGCTTCGAGGTGGACCGCGGCGAGGAGTTCATCCCCCGGTTGATCCGCGACTTCGGGGTCGCCATCCAGTCCATCAGCCTGCACCGCCCCACGCTGGACGACGTGTTCCTCAAGCTCACCGGCAGGGAGATCCGTGAGGAAGGGGCGGACGAACTCGAGATCATGCGCAGGACGGTGCAAGTGCGGCCCCCCTTCGCCAGGTAGGCGCGGGAGAAAGGTCGCGGACGGGGAAAGGCTTGAGAGACGAGGCGAGATCGGAGGAGTAAACGATATGGGCGCGCTGGAAGAAAAAGTGGTAGACCAAGCCCAGGGGGAGGAAAGGACGGTTCGCCGTCGCGGCTCGTCTTCCCTGGAAAGAAGCATGCGGGGCGTGTATATCATATGGCTGCGCGAGTTCAAGCGTTTCTGGAGGGACAAGCCGCGCCGCATAGGGGGTTTCGCCCAGCCCATCATCTACCTGGGGCTGCTGGGCGTGGGCATGCAGAGCGCCTTCAAGGTGTTCGGCGGGGGGGACGTCCCCTACATCAAGTTCATGTTCCCCGGCATCGTCGGCCTGACGGTGCTCTTCACCGCGGTCTTCTCCGCCATTTCCATTATCTGGGACAGGGAGTTCGGGTTCCTCAAGGAGGTGCTGGTCTCCCCCGTCCCCCGTTCCTCCGTGGCCCTGGGAAAGATAATCGGCGGCTCCACCACCGCTCTCATGCAGGCGGCCATCTTCCTGGCGCTGGCCTTCACTCCCTGGGTCTACGGGTTCAGCCTCTCCACCCTGTGGAAGGTGCTGGCGGTGCTGCCACTGATCATCCTCATGGCCATGAGCCTGACCTCGCTGGGGGTGGCGGTGGCGGCCCGCATGACCTCCATGGAGGGCTTCCCGATGGTGATGAACTTCCTCCTCATGCCGCTCTTCTTCCTTTCCGGCGCCTTCTTCCCCCTGCAGGGGCTGCCGGGATGGATGGATTTCCTCACCAAGATAGACCCCCTCACCTACGGGGTGGACGCCCTGCGGGGCATCATGCTGCGCGGTCTCGACATGGGACAGGGGGCATCCTCCGCCCTCTCGCAGTTCGCGGTGTGGTTCAAGGACCCCCAGATCTACCAGATAGGGATGGGCAAGGGGTACCCGGATCCCGCCGCCCTCTCCGCCATGACCCAGCGGGCCGCCCTCCCCGGGCAGGCCCATCCGCTGTGGCTGGACATCGTGATCATGACGGGGTTCGGGGTGTTCCTCTTCGCCCTGGCCCTCTGGCAGTTCAGCCGCGCCGAGTAACGTAAGAAGCGCCGGCACTTCTGATTTAGATCATATCCCCTGGTTATTTTCCGCACTAAAGGGGCATCATGCTTATAGTGCAGCGAAATCGCTGCACTCTGGAAAATCGGGTTCTGCGGACTGCGCAAGCGAAAAGGCAGATGGTGAAGGTCAAAGATCGCCGCACGACATTCCGCTCGACCCCCATGAGATGGGGGATGCATGACAATTGAAGAAGACGACATATCCACAAGCTGGAAAGTCGAGTCCGGTGAACTGCGCAAAGGAAAACGATGGAAATGAGGGAAGGATCCACGGCATGGCGTCTTTCTTATCCGGTCGGGTGCCGATGCCTCTAGGATCGCGGGGACGGGAAGGGAAAGTGAGGATGGGGGAAATGAAGAAATCCAAGCCTGGAGGGTCCATCGCCTTGGCAACGCTGTTGCTGGTCGCCTTCCTGGTGGCGGCCGGACCGTACAGCATGGTGACGACCGCGGTGGCGCAGGACAACGGCGATATCGAGCGCCCCACGGATACGAGGGTTACCCAGGAGGAGAGGCAGGCGGCGGCGGACAGGGCGATAGCGGCAGGCCTGGAGACGGGGCCGGAGTACAGGGCGGCGGCCAATGGGAATACCATCGGTCCTGGTGATACGCCCGATTATTTCGGCATGCCCAATTACGCCAACAGCCCGTTCCCCGAGGTCTTTGCCGCGCCACATGAGCCCGCACCGCCCGTGACCTCCACCATCTTCTACTTCGCCGAGGGTACCTGCCGCCCCGGCTTCGACCCCTACATCAGCATACAGAACCCGGGCGGCACCGCCGCAGAGGTTACCATCACCTACATGAAGGGGGACGCCACCACGGCAGCCGAGACCCTAACCGTCCCCGCCAACTCCCGCGCCACCGTCCTGCCCCGCAACACCCTGGGGACCGGGGACGATCCCGCCCATGACTTCAGCGCCAGGGTGGAATGCACCAACGGCCAGCAGATCGTGGCCGAGCGCCCCATGTACTTCAACTACATGGGGAAATGGACGGGCGGGCACGACGTGGTGGGAGCGATCGAAACCTCCACCGTCTTCTACTTCGCCGAGGGTACCTGCCGCCCCGGCTTCGACCCCTACATCAGCATACAGAACCCGGGCGGCACCGCCGCAGAGGTTGCCATCACCTACATGAAGGGGGACGCCACCACGGCAGCCGAGACCCTAACCGTCCCCGCCAACTCCCGCGCCACCGTCCTGCCCCGCAACACCCTGGGGACCGGGGACGATCCCGCCCATGACTTCAGCGCCAGGGTGGAATGCACCAACGGCCAGCAGATCGTGGCCGAGCGCCCCATGTACTTCAACTACATGGGGAAATGGACGGGCGGGCACGACGTGGTGGGAGCGATCGAAACCTCCACCGTCTTCTACTTCGCCGAGGGTACCTGCCGCCCCGGCTTCGACCCCTACATCAGCATACAGAACCCGGGCGGCACCGCCGCAGAG
The Actinomycetota bacterium DNA segment above includes these coding regions:
- a CDS encoding ATP-binding cassette domain-containing protein — protein: MDGYAVEVEGLVKKFDELVAVDGVSFTVDRGEVFGFLGPNGAGKTTTINMLCTLLAPTAGTARVNGYDVRTHRSEVRQSIGLVFQDPSLDERLTANENLDFHAVIYAVPASERDRRKRELLEMVDLLDRADDLVITFSGGMKRRLEIARGLLHHPKVLFLDEPTIGLDPQTRKYIWEYIDGLKKREDTTIFLTTHYMEEAEHCDRIAIIDHGKIIAMDTSENLKNMVGGDVIRMKTADDARAEEELKRKYDINILEDRDCLCFEVDRGEEFIPRLIRDFGVAIQSISLHRPTLDDVFLKLTGREIREEGADELEIMRRTVQVRPPFAR
- a CDS encoding ABC transporter permease, whose amino-acid sequence is MGALEEKVVDQAQGEERTVRRRGSSSLERSMRGVYIIWLREFKRFWRDKPRRIGGFAQPIIYLGLLGVGMQSAFKVFGGGDVPYIKFMFPGIVGLTVLFTAVFSAISIIWDREFGFLKEVLVSPVPRSSVALGKIIGGSTTALMQAAIFLALAFTPWVYGFSLSTLWKVLAVLPLIILMAMSLTSLGVAVAARMTSMEGFPMVMNFLLMPLFFLSGAFFPLQGLPGWMDFLTKIDPLTYGVDALRGIMLRGLDMGQGASSALSQFAVWFKDPQIYQIGMGKGYPDPAALSAMTQRAALPGQAHPLWLDIVIMTGFGVFLFALALWQFSRAE